In the genome of Ziziphus jujuba cultivar Dongzao chromosome 10, ASM3175591v1, the window CTCCTATGTGACAAGAGATAGAGTGAGGAAGAGAGAGGGAGCTATTTGTTGCATTTTCAACTTCTTCACTATATCATGTTTCAAATCCAAGCTTTGTTCTCAGCCAATCACACATGGACTTTGTGGGGAACCAAGTTTTTCAGTGATTTCTCGATTCATCcatgtttaaaaaattgaattggtCGATGGAAGGCAATGATTTCGTACTTTAAAAATCGTTTATTTGACATTCAAAGATGAAATCGGGGGTATATGTGATATAACATGTTAGTAAGTGATCATAGTATAACAGTTTCACGTTTTGCACTAACAAAGAGAACCATTTAACAAGTTTATAATCAAACTACTTGGCAGCTGAACTATTCTATAACAGGTTCAAGATGAAAAGCAATGTAGCAGTCTTAAAGTTTCGACCATAAATTCCTCCTCTTTCAGCACACCACCACCAACAACTACACCCACCCCCATACACAccccccaaaacaaaaacaaagaaaaggctctttttggaaagaaaaactaTTCATCTTTAACCAAATATCCTCTGCCTCAGGGGAGCTTTATATAACATAGTCAGTAACCTTGTCTTGTAAGTTCTTTAATGATTTAGATAACGATGATATTACTAACTGTCGTCTAAAATCTTACCAGCCCACTGAGTTGAACGTGGGAAgggaaaaaagataataataataataataataataataataaaagattatgCCTGGATAGAATTCAGCATGAAATTTTGACATGGGATCTAAAAGGAAAAATCCATGTGAACTTTTTACTTAACATTTTAGGTTTAATTATACTAGAGAAAAAGATTGAGAAAATATTAAGTAATGCAATTGTTGGTGCCTGGACCCACTGATTTAGTAGACTGAAATATCAGAGACAGCCAAGCATAGCTGTTGAACTTCACGAGTAGGCCCAAATACCCaccaaagaaaaggaaataaagtACCATtaccaacaacaaaaaaagcaaAGCAAAGCGATACAAAGAAGAAGATCATGATGCGGTACAAAGaggtataatttttaattttgaatttttattttctattcttCCCATTCGATGGGTATGATTCTTTCTTTCAATGCGGATCTTATGATTGTATTTTCACTGTAAAATGCTCAGGAGAAAGAAGCAAAGAAGGAGGCTTTCAGGAAGTATTTAGAGTCCAGTGGAGTTCTTGATGTTCTCACAAAAGGTTTCTGCTTTATTCCAACTGCTTTGAATTTTCTCCTTCTTGATGTGAATTTCCATTCAATTTCATGTTTGTTTCTGTGGGTTTGGTTTTGTTTGGCTATTTGTTtgtttcgtttttgtttttgttttgttttgttttgtttttttttttttttgaattttacatTTATTGCGTTGGCAGTTCTGGTTGCTTTATATGAGCAGAATGATAAGCCTTCCTCTGCCCTCGAGTAAGTTAATTTGTTTGCTATTTTAccaaaaatcttttatttttcttttcacttttaAATTCAAAGACTGAATTTGAAGAATGTGGGTAGCTTTAAGATATACAGAAAAAAGTTACACATTCAATTTCGTTATTTCAGGTCTCCCACTAGGCTAGACTGAGTACTGTTTTCCCTGTTAGTGAGTAGGCATGCTAATATGCATTTTGAAGTGAATCTATAGGGAAAGAACCAGTTGGGTTGTGAAATCTCTGTCGGTCATTGTAATATTAATGGAGTAAAAGGATAAGATTCCCCTTAAAGTATTGCTCCTGGTGAAGATAATTGGAAAAACAGGCTTTAAAGATCAATAGCTTTTTAAGCAGCATTAACCTTAACTAGTGCGCCTAATGACTGTGCCCACTGTGCAAAATCACTTTGTATTTCTTTGTTTGTAATTGAATATATACGTTTTGTGGTTGATTTTGCTTCATTTTGACAGGTTCATTCAACAAAAATTAGGTGGTCCATCTGCATCCGAATATGAAAAGCTACAAGCTGAAATGTCAGATTTGCAAATAAAGTATAATCAACTTTTAGCAGCACACCAAGAAATATGCAAAGAGGTTCTTTTAGGATTTTCTTGTCTTTCTGTACCTTGACCTTATGCAGACTTGATCCCTAAGTCACTGATTCTAAGAACATCCATTATGTGTGATATAATGCATGACAATTACACTGATGAATGAATTCCAAAATCAGAATTCTCTCTCCTAGATGAATTTAAGATGTTTCAAGATGTGACAAAGATATCCATTTGCGTGTCACTGATCTGTTtctaattgtgtatatatataaatatatatagtaattaaaaAGATTGACTAACTACTCTGGATTTGTGTTGTTATAAAGAGGGAAACACTTGATTGCATTGTTTTGATGGAATTATAGGTGATTGTCTTCCTTCAAGTCTACATACTACATATTTGAACCCCTTGATACTCTCTCTCATCATATTTAGGCAGCCTCTTTACGCTTATTAATTGTTTGGAATTTTAATCAAAAGATAGACACATAAACACAAGCAAAGAATATGTTGTGTTTATGAGGGTCTTCTCACTATTGTTGACAGACTTAGCGCTCCTGACTTGGTGCTGCTTTTAACACCACAGAGAAATATGCACCTCGTTACTTCTTGTTCCAACTAATAAATACAGGATAGAAACTTGAAGCATACTACTTGCTAAATTTCTCATTTCATATCTCCTGAAAACTCATACAAGGTGacaatttatatatgtgtaaaaATGTAGTTTCGAGCGGTCAGCATAGTTATCTTTTTACCAAAAGAATCAGCATAGTTATCTGGCAAGACAACTATTTACTATTTTGTCCATTTGAGCTccatatttactattttttccaTGTTAGATCTATTTTCATTTGAACTCacatatttactattttttccaTGTTAGATCTGTTATGTTAATGATAACAGTATTGTTTGTAGTCAGAGGAAGTAAAGCATTCACAGGATGTTGCACCACCATCATCAAAGGAGACGGTTGATGAGGAGGGCACAAAATATAGGCTCTGAAAGTGAGATCATCGATTTGATGCTTTGTTAAGTGAAATAAAAAACTTCATTTCTCTTTAAGCGAAGGCTGGAATTGTTGTACTTATAATCCATAACAGGCTCCAAAACTTCTTGCAGTAAATGTTAGATCTTCTTTTTCCCTTCTATTTTTGGTGAGAggaggcatttttttttttaattttttaattttatatttttaatgagaTTCTTTGTTTAAAATCCTAAACTGCTATTATTCTTCCTTTATGAAATTCCTCCACTATTTGATGATACATGGATGACTATTTCGGTTACGGCTTTCTTCAAGTTCTACATAAAAATGCTCTGATTACTTCATAAAATGAAAGTCTGAAACACATTTCATCAAGAAAATAATTACACTTGCAGAGACAATTACTTGATACAAGCTTCGTACTTAGTCGGCTATTATAGCATTTCGCAGCAGAAAATTGAAAGACCTTCCTTGTTTTGAAAGTGTTACATTTAAGAGGGTCATATCAATAAATTCATCTTTGCAACAACACATTACACTAAACAACAGCTCTGCTCCCAATTTATTCTTTGATAGGGACTCTACAATTGTGGCTGAACGTTATACATTTTCCGGGGAAAAATTTCTTACCATGTGCTAACAGAAAACAACAAGCAGAGAAACCAAGAGAATGACAGAGCAAATTAAAGCCTGCAGCACCAAACATTGTTTCAGTCATTAAAGAAAACGTTACATACATAGTAATCAGAGTAATGCTTCAAATAATTGCTGTACAACTAAGATTTGGATCCTGCATTGGTCATTcaaaaggtaaaagaaaaagttgtATTTTACTGAAATTTGGAAAGCAAAATAGATGAAACATTTGCCGATATAAATTTAACTGCATGCATTTTTTTTGTGTCCACAACTCAAATACAACTTATTTTCTTACTGCAATAGCAGAGGCCGCAAGTCCAGGTCTCTCTCTTGGATCTTTATGATAGTAATTCCCAAAGTAAAGCACTGTAGCATAATACCAAAGTGGTGGAAACGCAAATCCCAAGAGAAACCTGTTAGAAAACAATTTGAAAACTCAGCAAAGGTACTAAGAAAACTGTAGCATAATAGTTCCACAGTTTTTGTGAAAGATtgtagccaaaaaataaaaaaatctgtaTTTCTTTATCTTATTCAAACATGAGCAAAGGACATATATTATGTGTCTGTGGCTTTTGTTAAAGTACCAAGAAAATGCTGTAGTATAtacaatgaaggaaaaaaaaaaaaaaaaaaaaaagtgacagaAACATGATGTATTGACTCACGAGAACCATCCAATGCCACAACCAAAGCATGAAAGAGGCTTATCATACAGTCCACCAGAGAATCTGACTGCTTCCGGCGTTAGCAAAGAGAAATCCCTTCCATCACCATGGAATTGCATCACCACCATCTCTCTTTTATGATCATGATCTCCACCTATAATTAACCaacactaaaaaaataataaagcatcCCACAAAATCATTATCCTAGTACAGCCACTATGTATTTCTTGTGAAATTCCAGATTTTGGGGTCAATCATGGAATACCCAACATTGGAAAATTACTGTttcagcaccaaaaaaaaaaaaaaaaaagaaaaaaaaaagcatagaaAAAATTCTAATCACCTTGCTGCATCAATGTAAGCCCAGTACTGTTTTGCTTGTCTGGATGGAGTTTGTCAGGCTTGGGGTTGTGATTTAATGATTCCTGTGCTGTCTTCATGCATTATCAAGTGGACCAGCTTTCTGAAAATTTTGATGAGAAAAAAGCATCACAAacttggaaaagaaaaacaattttcctGTTATTGATTTTTACAAACCAATTGTGTGATTCATAGTCACAAAAGTGAGATATGTGAGACAGAACAGATAAAATAGAGTCATACCAGAGATATGGGAACGAAGAGATAGAAGATCACAATGTTTCATTGTTTGAAATTAAAAACTGTTCCCTCCTTTTAACCGAAACAACTGCCAccctttttatcaattt includes:
- the LOC107412180 gene encoding uncharacterized protein LOC107412180, coding for MMRYKEEKEAKKEAFRKYLESSGVLDVLTKVLVALYEQNDKPSSALEFIQQKLGGPSASEYEKLQAEMSDLQIKYNQLLAAHQEICKESEEVKHSQDVAPPSSKETVDEEGTKYRL
- the LOC107412179 gene encoding large ribosomal subunit protein eL20z gives rise to the protein MKTAQESLNHNPKPDKLHPDKQNSTGLTLMQQGGDHDHKREMVVMQFHGDGRDFSLLTPEAVRFSGGLYDKPLSCFGCGIGWFSFLLGFAFPPLWYYATVLYFGNYYHKDPRERPGLAASAIAALICSVILLVSLLVVFC